In Deinococcus proteolyticus MRP, a single genomic region encodes these proteins:
- a CDS encoding cupin domain-containing protein has translation MDPAPLHLPRLAAAAPDTWVTLPTGALPFAQSVLLLTRRLPAQAAHPAGEWLLCLTGEVVVDLPAGHWARLRAGETLALPPAVLWHALPTGDGVTLLRTMPV, from the coding sequence ATGGACCCTGCTCCCCTGCACCTGCCCCGCCTCGCCGCTGCCGCGCCGGACACCTGGGTCACGCTGCCTACCGGGGCACTGCCTTTTGCCCAGAGCGTGCTGCTGCTGACGCGGCGGCTGCCTGCTCAGGCCGCGCACCCGGCCGGCGAGTGGTTGCTGTGCCTGACCGGCGAGGTGGTGGTTGACCTGCCAGCGGGCCACTGGGCGCGCCTGCGGGCGGGCGAAACCCTGGCGCTGCCCCCAGCAGTACTCTGGCACGCCCTGCCGACCGGCGACGGGGTGACGCTGCTGCGCACCATGCCGGTCTGA
- a CDS encoding YbaY family lipoprotein yields MKVQIALFAALFTGAAVAQTTIGNVTITRPSDVRNVAPARTPAAPVRTPAAPARTPSTGAAQATAMTAPSDLPSGWRHLQGRVVAPSDVRLPAGSRVQVSIEELAPNLAHRSTYLKVSFPATRLSTPYSLQYSAHRLNPGSIYAVRAKVFDRQGQLLYSNKTLHRAPALRAAKMNINVSR; encoded by the coding sequence ATGAAAGTTCAGATTGCTCTGTTTGCTGCCCTATTCACTGGCGCTGCCGTGGCGCAGACCACCATCGGCAACGTGACCATCACCCGTCCCAGCGACGTGCGGAACGTGGCCCCGGCGCGTACCCCGGCGGCCCCGGTGCGTACGCCCGCAGCTCCTGCCCGCACTCCGTCCACCGGCGCGGCGCAGGCCACCGCCATGACCGCCCCCAGCGACCTGCCCAGCGGCTGGCGTCACCTGCAGGGCCGCGTGGTGGCCCCCAGCGACGTGCGCCTGCCCGCCGGCAGCCGGGTGCAGGTGTCGATTGAGGAACTGGCCCCCAACCTGGCGCACCGCTCCACCTACCTCAAGGTGAGCTTCCCGGCCACCCGGCTGTCCACCCCCTACAGCCTGCAGTACAGCGCCCACCGCCTGAACCCCGGCAGCATCTACGCCGTGCGGGCCAAGGTATTCGACCGCCAGGGCCAGCTGCTGTACTCCAACAAGACCCTGCACCGCGCCCCGGCCCTGCGCGCCGCCAAGATGAACATCAACGTTTCCCGCTGA
- a CDS encoding DNA-3-methyladenine glycosylase family protein yields MSLPLPDHRAALAHLGRDPALAALIDQYGDLPVLAPVADPFARLIRSVVGQQLSVKAARSIYARLEERLGVVDAAGLLATSPDDLRALGLSWAKVASVQDIARAAAEGQVDFAGLAGHTDEQLLAELLPLRGVGRWTAEMFMMFALAHPDVFSFGDLALRKGLQRHYPGQDHAVVVQGWSPYRTLAARYLWADQNANPGIAAAPV; encoded by the coding sequence ATGTCCCTGCCTCTGCCTGACCACCGCGCTGCCCTGGCGCATCTCGGCCGTGACCCGGCGCTGGCGGCACTGATAGATCAGTACGGCGACCTGCCGGTGCTGGCGCCGGTGGCCGACCCGTTCGCCCGGCTGATTCGCTCGGTGGTGGGTCAGCAGCTGAGCGTGAAAGCGGCCCGCAGCATCTATGCCCGCTTGGAAGAACGCCTGGGCGTGGTAGACGCCGCCGGCCTGCTCGCCACCTCGCCGGACGACCTGCGGGCGCTGGGGCTGTCGTGGGCCAAGGTGGCCTCGGTGCAGGACATTGCCCGCGCCGCTGCCGAGGGGCAGGTGGATTTCGCCGGGCTGGCCGGCCACACCGACGAGCAACTGCTGGCCGAGCTGCTGCCCCTGCGCGGTGTGGGCCGCTGGACCGCTGAGATGTTCATGATGTTCGCGCTGGCCCACCCCGACGTGTTCAGCTTCGGGGACCTGGCGCTGCGTAAGGGGCTGCAGCGCCATTACCCCGGCCAGGACCACGCGGTGGTGGTGCAGGGCTGGTCGCCGTACCGCACCCTGGCCGCCCGCTACCTGTGGGCCGACCAGAACGCCAATCCGGGCATTGCCGCCGCGCCGGTCTGA
- a CDS encoding acyl-CoA dehydrogenase family protein: MTAAPHAVPGAAALAAFGVSERALELLDRLTRFMAEHIYPNEAAFLAEVGAGDRWAHLHLLEDLKARAQAEGLWNLFLPPASDPEGRFGAGLSNLDYAPLAEQMGRVWWAPEVFNCSAPDTGNMEVLARYGSPEQQERWLGPLLRGEIRSGFCMTEPDVASSDATNIRASIRRDGDGYVISGRKWWTSGAGDPRCQVAIFMGQTDPAAERWRQQSMILVPLDAPGVTRERMLTVFGYDDAPHGHAELSFHEVRVPASHLILGEGRGFEIAQGRLGPGRIHHCMRLIGQAERALELMVARAAARTAFGKPLAAHQHTRELIAQSRMEIDQARLLTLQAAQMMDTVGNKAARGEIAAIKVVAPGVALRVIDRAIQVYGGAGVSQDTPLAQMYAHARTLRLADGPDIVHTETVAKAELARQGIDLRVARGGKA; this comes from the coding sequence ATGACTGCCGCGCCGCATGCCGTGCCGGGCGCGGCGGCGCTGGCGGCCTTCGGTGTCTCGGAACGGGCGCTGGAGCTGCTGGACCGCCTGACCCGCTTTATGGCCGAGCACATCTACCCCAACGAGGCGGCGTTCCTGGCCGAAGTCGGGGCGGGGGACCGCTGGGCGCACCTCCACCTGCTGGAAGACCTCAAGGCGCGGGCGCAGGCGGAGGGCCTGTGGAACCTGTTTCTGCCGCCCGCCAGTGACCCCGAAGGCCGCTTCGGCGCGGGGCTGTCTAACCTGGACTACGCCCCACTGGCCGAGCAGATGGGCCGGGTCTGGTGGGCTCCGGAAGTGTTCAACTGCTCGGCCCCCGACACCGGCAATATGGAAGTGCTGGCCCGCTACGGCAGCCCAGAGCAGCAGGAGCGCTGGCTGGGGCCGCTGCTGCGGGGCGAGATTCGCTCCGGCTTTTGCATGACCGAGCCGGACGTGGCGAGCAGTGATGCCACCAACATCCGGGCCAGCATCCGGCGCGATGGGGACGGGTATGTCATCAGCGGGCGCAAGTGGTGGACCAGCGGCGCGGGCGACCCCCGCTGCCAGGTGGCGATTTTCATGGGCCAGACCGACCCTGCCGCCGAGCGCTGGCGGCAGCAGAGCATGATTCTGGTGCCGCTGGACGCGCCGGGCGTGACCCGCGAGCGCATGCTGACCGTGTTCGGCTACGACGACGCCCCGCACGGGCACGCCGAACTCAGCTTCCACGAGGTGCGCGTGCCCGCCAGCCACCTGATTCTGGGCGAGGGCCGGGGCTTCGAAATCGCGCAGGGGCGGCTGGGGCCGGGGCGCATTCACCACTGCATGCGCCTGATCGGTCAGGCCGAGCGCGCCCTGGAACTGATGGTGGCCCGCGCCGCTGCCCGCACCGCTTTCGGCAAGCCCCTGGCCGCGCACCAGCACACCCGCGAGCTGATAGCCCAGAGCCGCATGGAGATTGACCAGGCCCGGCTGCTGACCTTACAGGCCGCCCAGATGATGGACACGGTGGGCAACAAGGCGGCACGCGGCGAGATTGCGGCCATCAAGGTGGTCGCTCCGGGTGTGGCGCTGCGGGTGATTGACCGGGCCATTCAGGTGTACGGCGGCGCGGGGGTGTCACAGGACACTCCGCTGGCGCAAATGTACGCGCACGCCCGCACCCTGCGCCTGGCCGACGGCCCCGACATCGTACACACCGAAACGGTCGCCAAGGCCGAGCTGGCCCGCCAGGGCATAGACCTGCGGGTGGCCCGTGGAGGAAAGGCGTGA
- a CDS encoding YbaY family lipoprotein, whose product MNRSIALLTTLMAAPMVTGAALAQTSATSTTTIGEVTLTKPVVVPTQAATETSTPETDAETSATDTTTETTVEPISPAQEVAPLQTTEAAQAGEEVRPAQSVQPVRTVTPPSSATPAASATQTAPRTAPVQTAPKAAATQTAPARTTTAQPAPARPAQPAPAKAAPVKAPAQAPVKPAAISTVASATAVSAPSDLPAGWRHLSGDIFGSKAMNLPAGSKVQVAIEAVNRATGQHTPHLLVDFGAEMLPTQYYLNYNPARMNTARYDYVVQAKVFDASGKMLYMSDARQPLPRDVAAKLKIDMRF is encoded by the coding sequence ATGAACCGCTCTATTGCTCTGCTGACCACCCTGATGGCCGCCCCGATGGTCACCGGTGCTGCCCTCGCCCAGACCAGCGCGACTTCCACCACCACGATCGGCGAGGTCACGCTGACCAAGCCGGTGGTCGTGCCCACTCAGGCCGCCACGGAGACTTCTACTCCTGAGACCGACGCTGAGACTTCTGCCACCGACACCACCACCGAGACCACCGTGGAGCCCATCTCGCCTGCTCAGGAGGTAGCTCCCCTGCAGACCACCGAAGCTGCTCAGGCCGGCGAAGAGGTCCGCCCTGCCCAGTCCGTGCAGCCGGTGCGGACCGTGACGCCGCCCAGCTCGGCCACTCCGGCAGCCAGCGCCACCCAGACGGCGCCCCGCACGGCCCCAGTCCAGACCGCTCCAAAAGCTGCTGCGACCCAGACCGCTCCCGCACGCACGACCACCGCACAGCCAGCTCCGGCACGCCCTGCACAGCCGGCACCAGCCAAGGCTGCCCCGGTCAAAGCGCCCGCTCAGGCTCCCGTCAAGCCCGCCGCCATCAGCACGGTCGCCAGCGCTACCGCAGTCAGCGCACCCAGCGACCTACCTGCCGGCTGGCGTCACCTCAGCGGCGACATCTTCGGCTCCAAGGCCATGAACCTGCCCGCCGGCAGCAAGGTCCAGGTGGCCATCGAGGCGGTCAACCGCGCCACCGGCCAGCACACCCCGCACCTGCTGGTGGACTTTGGCGCCGAGATGCTGCCCACCCAGTACTACCTCAACTACAACCCCGCCCGCATGAACACTGCCCGCTACGACTACGTGGTGCAGGCCAAGGTGTTCGATGCCAGCGGCAAGATGCTGTACATGTCCGACGCCCGCCAGCCGCTGCCCCGTGACGTGGCCGCCAAGCTCAAAATCGACATGCGCTTCTGA
- a CDS encoding APH(3') family aminoglycoside O-phosphotransferase, with protein MSASAGPHVPPVFSRILPAARWEPVTLGESGAEVWRSTRHVLKIQPHRHPALPSLADERERLRWLRGRVPVPGVLGYFADSTHEYLATERVPGIPMSHPDATLHAERMAGLLARALRGLHSLPARDCPFTMTLPVSLRLARERVEAGLVDESGFDPQRQGQSAVDVLVELVHHRPQTEDVVVTHGDACLPNFIVQGEYVEGLVDVGRAGLADRHADLALAARSVRRNLGVKWVDPFLDTYGRELVDESRLDYYAALDELA; from the coding sequence ATGTCCGCCAGTGCTGGTCCGCATGTTCCGCCCGTCTTCAGCCGTATCCTGCCCGCTGCCCGCTGGGAGCCGGTCACGCTGGGCGAATCGGGGGCGGAGGTGTGGCGTTCCACGCGGCATGTCCTGAAAATCCAGCCGCACCGGCACCCCGCGCTGCCCTCGCTGGCCGACGAGCGCGAGCGGCTGCGCTGGCTGCGTGGGCGGGTACCGGTGCCGGGAGTGCTGGGCTATTTCGCTGACAGTACGCATGAGTACCTGGCGACCGAGCGCGTGCCCGGCATTCCCATGAGCCACCCGGACGCCACGCTGCACGCGGAGCGTATGGCCGGGCTGCTGGCGCGGGCGCTGCGGGGGCTGCACAGCCTGCCGGCCCGCGACTGCCCCTTTACCATGACCCTGCCGGTCTCACTGCGGCTGGCCCGCGAGCGGGTGGAGGCAGGACTGGTGGATGAAAGCGGCTTTGACCCCCAGCGCCAGGGCCAGTCGGCAGTAGACGTGTTGGTGGAGCTGGTCCACCACCGCCCGCAGACCGAAGATGTGGTGGTCACCCACGGCGACGCCTGCTTGCCCAATTTCATCGTGCAGGGCGAGTACGTAGAAGGCCTGGTGGATGTGGGCCGCGCCGGGCTGGCCGACCGCCACGCCGACCTGGCGCTGGCCGCCCGCTCGGTCCGCCGCAACCTGGGTGTCAAGTGGGTGGACCCTTTCCTGGACACCTACGGCCGTGAACTGGTGGACGAAAGCCGGCTGGACTATTACGCGGCGCTGGATGAGCTGGCGTAA
- the mqnC gene encoding cyclic dehypoxanthinyl futalosine synthase, with translation MTAEVLQKAAAGERLSAEEIESLYHLPVPQVAAVAHGLRMQRCDPQVVSFLIDRNINYTNICRVGCNFCAFYRTRRQSDAYTLDYEEISAKIRELEAVGGTRILMQGGVNPELPLEYYTGLLRHIKAHHPTIRIDAFSPEEVLFFEQHFGLTLDELLDALIAAGLDGLPGAGGEILVDEVRAKAAPARIRSHDWFRILDAAQRKGLYTISTMVFGFGETYRQRADHLVSIRTQQDKALREYGNGFSGFAMWSLQTENTRLHGKAPGATAHEYLQNLAISRLALDNQPNIQASWPAQGFKVAQAALYYGANDMGSTMLEENVVSAAGGHDRHSATVRELIRIIDDAGFTPAIRNSRFQVIEYPDVAAFLGRSAENIEGERGVGAAVPQAPA, from the coding sequence ATGACGGCTGAGGTTCTGCAAAAAGCCGCTGCGGGCGAGCGCCTGAGCGCGGAAGAAATCGAGTCGCTGTACCACCTGCCGGTGCCGCAGGTGGCAGCGGTGGCGCACGGGCTGCGGATGCAGCGCTGCGATCCCCAGGTGGTCAGCTTTCTGATTGACCGCAACATCAACTACACCAACATTTGCCGGGTGGGGTGCAACTTCTGCGCCTTTTACCGCACCCGCCGCCAGAGCGACGCCTACACCCTCGACTACGAGGAAATCTCGGCCAAAATCCGCGAACTGGAAGCGGTGGGCGGCACCCGCATCCTGATGCAGGGCGGTGTGAACCCCGAATTGCCGCTGGAGTACTACACCGGGCTGCTGCGGCACATCAAGGCACACCACCCGACCATCCGCATCGACGCCTTCAGCCCCGAAGAGGTGCTGTTTTTCGAGCAGCACTTCGGCCTGACGCTCGACGAGCTGCTGGACGCCCTCATCGCAGCGGGGCTGGACGGTCTGCCCGGTGCGGGCGGCGAGATTCTGGTGGACGAGGTGCGGGCCAAGGCGGCTCCGGCCCGCATCCGCTCCCACGACTGGTTCCGCATTCTGGACGCGGCGCAGCGCAAGGGGCTGTACACCATCAGCACCATGGTGTTCGGCTTTGGGGAAACCTACCGCCAGCGGGCCGACCACCTGGTCTCTATCCGCACCCAGCAGGACAAGGCGCTGCGTGAGTACGGCAACGGCTTTTCCGGCTTTGCCATGTGGTCCCTGCAGACCGAAAACACCCGCCTGCACGGCAAGGCCCCTGGAGCCACCGCGCACGAGTACCTGCAGAACCTCGCCATTTCGCGCCTGGCGCTGGACAACCAGCCCAACATCCAGGCGTCCTGGCCGGCGCAGGGCTTCAAGGTGGCGCAGGCCGCGCTGTACTACGGGGCCAACGATATGGGCAGCACCATGCTGGAGGAGAATGTGGTGAGCGCCGCCGGCGGCCACGACCGCCACTCGGCCACCGTGCGCGAACTGATCCGGATTATCGACGACGCGGGCTTCACGCCGGCCATTCGCAACAGCCGCTTCCAAGTGATCGAGTACCCGGATGTGGCGGCCTTTCTGGGCCGCAGCGCCGAGAATATCGAGGGCGAGCGGGGGGTGGGCGCAGCCGTCCCGCAGGCCCCGGCCTGA
- a CDS encoding phosphotransferase family protein, with protein MSGAGRSQAETVPMRPGEELPLDRLRELLADLPGDWAALSAEQFPGGYSNLTYLLRAGEQAYVLRRAPRGQVAPGAHDMAREYRLLERVAPVLPAAPRPLRLIEDPQVLGAPFYVMERRRGVVMRSALPPEYAGLPDAPARMTGALVDTLVRLQEVDLQAAGLSDLGQPAGFNRRQIEGWAGRWRRAREALSPGALAPAEELGDERLIAWLLERQPAESAHTLVHNDFKLDNLLLDPHDPGRVTALLDWEMTTLGDPLADLGLLLTYWTLPGAQAEQPGFPDRDELVALYAQRSGRDVSGLLWYELLGDFKLAVIALQIFVRYQRGQTRDPRFAALGEQASFLIRRALARTHPPA; from the coding sequence GTGAGCGGGGCAGGGCGGTCCCAGGCCGAGACCGTGCCCATGCGCCCCGGCGAGGAGCTGCCGCTGGACCGTCTGCGCGAACTGCTGGCCGACTTGCCCGGTGACTGGGCCGCACTGAGCGCCGAGCAGTTTCCGGGAGGATATTCCAACCTCACCTATCTGCTGCGGGCGGGCGAGCAGGCTTATGTGCTGCGCCGCGCCCCACGCGGGCAGGTGGCCCCCGGTGCCCACGATATGGCCCGCGAGTACCGCCTGCTGGAGCGGGTGGCCCCGGTGCTGCCCGCCGCGCCGCGCCCGCTGCGCCTGATAGAAGACCCGCAGGTGCTGGGCGCGCCCTTTTACGTGATGGAGCGCCGCCGGGGGGTGGTGATGCGCTCGGCCCTGCCGCCCGAATACGCGGGCCTTCCAGATGCCCCCGCACGGATGACCGGGGCGCTCGTGGACACCCTGGTCCGCTTGCAGGAGGTGGACTTGCAGGCAGCGGGTCTGAGCGACTTGGGTCAGCCGGCAGGCTTTAACCGCCGCCAGATTGAGGGCTGGGCCGGGCGCTGGCGGCGGGCCCGCGAAGCGCTGTCCCCCGGGGCCCTGGCCCCCGCCGAGGAGCTGGGCGACGAACGCCTGATCGCCTGGCTGCTGGAGCGCCAGCCGGCCGAGTCGGCCCATACCCTGGTCCACAACGATTTCAAGCTGGACAACCTGCTGCTGGACCCGCACGACCCTGGCCGGGTCACGGCGCTGCTGGACTGGGAAATGACCACCCTGGGCGACCCGCTGGCTGACCTGGGATTGCTGCTCACCTACTGGACCCTGCCCGGCGCTCAGGCCGAGCAGCCCGGCTTTCCGGACCGGGACGAACTGGTGGCCTTGTATGCCCAGCGCAGCGGGCGCGACGTGAGCGGGCTGCTGTGGTACGAGCTCCTCGGCGACTTCAAGCTGGCCGTGATTGCCCTGCAAATTTTCGTGCGCTATCAGCGGGGGCAGACGCGTGACCCCCGCTTCGCTGCCCTGGGCGAGCAGGCCTCATTCCTGATTCGCCGGGCGCTGGCCCGCACTCACCCGCCGGCGTAG
- a CDS encoding M16 family metallopeptidase, translating to MKYKSRLLLWTVSLSLGSGALAAVTGGGQPQPVPTPTAAPGSVIPAAPLRTAAQQAPAPMPPLRDDPGTRSGEVQPGKPPKVQPTPIAAAQPAGLPAGVTFVTQAEGIKEYRLSNGLRVLLFPDPSAGNFTLNVTYLVGSVHENYGETGMAHLLEHLVFKGTPTSGNIMEALGQRGATFNGTTNLDRTNYFETLTNTGDNLAWAIRMEADRMVNSRISGDDLKTEMTVVRNEFEAGENNLIGLTLKELQSVAFDWHNYGNSTIGNRSDVENVPVDRLQAFYRTYYQPDNAVVTLAGNFDEAEALGLLAREFGPIPAPSRTLPPQYTREPAQNGERSVTVRRVGDLQALMAAYHVPSVRHADTPALLVLNELLGNEPSGRLYANLVQTGQASATGTLPLQGGEPGLLLGLAVLDKDDDMDRAQATLLSTLEQAGDKAFSEEEVSRAKQRLATQHAQLMTQPGQVGIALSEAIAAGDWRLLLERRDAVARVTAADVQRVARTYLKPSNRTLARFIPTAQPDRVEIAQAPSAQEVLRDFVGGKALSAGEQLDVAPAALEQRVIREDIGGVKVAMLPKETRGDRVQLQLALDYGNPETVREAGAAPDFLGDMLTRGSTGLTRQQLHDRLEAINTNLSVSGSGEGLSVSLDTERQHLPEALELLRSVLRGSTFPESEFAELKTLTLTALEADRSEPESVAGRELDRIFMPEGTRHGDLFYSPTLDEQLEDVRAVTVQDVRDYYTQVVGAGHAQLSVVGDFDPQTIRAAVPQLLGGWTSGVKYERIVRPLTRPAGVSRSINVPDKANAVYVAAQNFALRDDHPDAAALEVAMRVFGAGTDSRLWNRVRQQDGLSYGVGAQTSLSSRDEQGTLSAYAIYNPGVREKLSAALQEEFRRVAQSGFTETEVNNAKASLLAETRAAYSKDAVLAAVLLNQADLDRTFAFQQQWEQRLAAVTPEQAKAAFVKYINPDDLVVIQAGSFEK from the coding sequence ATGAAATATAAGTCACGCTTGCTACTCTGGACCGTCAGTCTCAGCCTGGGCAGTGGTGCGCTGGCCGCCGTCACCGGGGGTGGACAGCCCCAGCCGGTGCCTACGCCTACAGCCGCGCCGGGCAGCGTGATTCCTGCTGCGCCGCTACGAACGGCAGCGCAGCAGGCCCCGGCCCCTATGCCCCCGCTGCGTGACGACCCCGGCACCCGCTCCGGCGAGGTGCAGCCGGGCAAGCCGCCCAAAGTGCAGCCCACCCCCATCGCTGCGGCCCAGCCGGCCGGCCTCCCCGCCGGAGTGACCTTCGTGACGCAGGCCGAGGGCATCAAGGAATACCGCCTGAGCAACGGCCTGCGCGTGCTGCTGTTCCCTGACCCGTCGGCGGGCAACTTCACACTGAACGTGACCTATCTGGTGGGCAGCGTCCACGAGAACTACGGCGAAACCGGCATGGCGCACCTGCTGGAACACCTGGTGTTCAAAGGCACGCCGACCAGCGGCAACATCATGGAAGCGCTAGGGCAGCGCGGAGCCACCTTCAACGGCACCACCAACCTGGACCGCACCAACTACTTCGAGACGCTGACCAACACCGGCGACAACCTGGCCTGGGCCATCCGCATGGAGGCCGACCGCATGGTGAACTCGCGTATCAGCGGCGACGACCTGAAGACCGAGATGACGGTGGTCCGCAACGAGTTCGAGGCCGGCGAGAACAACCTCATCGGCCTGACGCTCAAGGAGCTGCAATCGGTCGCGTTTGACTGGCACAACTACGGCAACTCCACCATCGGCAACCGCTCGGACGTAGAGAACGTGCCAGTTGACCGCCTGCAGGCCTTTTACCGCACCTACTACCAGCCCGACAACGCCGTGGTGACGCTGGCCGGCAACTTCGACGAAGCCGAGGCGCTGGGGCTGCTGGCCCGCGAATTTGGGCCCATTCCGGCCCCCAGCCGCACGCTGCCGCCCCAGTACACCCGCGAACCGGCCCAGAACGGCGAACGCAGCGTGACGGTGCGCCGCGTGGGCGACCTGCAGGCGCTGATGGCGGCCTACCACGTGCCCAGCGTGCGCCACGCCGACACCCCGGCGCTGCTGGTCCTGAACGAGCTGCTGGGCAACGAACCCAGCGGCCGGCTGTACGCGAACCTGGTGCAGACCGGGCAGGCCAGCGCCACCGGCACGCTGCCGCTGCAGGGCGGCGAACCGGGGCTGCTGCTTGGCCTGGCCGTGCTGGACAAGGACGATGACATGGACCGGGCGCAGGCCACGCTGCTAAGCACGCTGGAACAGGCCGGCGACAAAGCCTTTAGCGAAGAGGAAGTCAGCCGCGCCAAGCAGCGCCTCGCCACCCAGCACGCACAGCTGATGACGCAGCCGGGGCAGGTGGGCATCGCACTGAGCGAGGCCATCGCCGCCGGGGACTGGCGCCTGCTGCTGGAGCGCCGCGACGCCGTGGCCCGCGTGACTGCTGCCGACGTGCAGCGGGTGGCCCGCACCTACCTTAAGCCCAGCAACCGCACCCTGGCCCGCTTCATTCCCACCGCTCAGCCGGACCGGGTGGAGATTGCCCAGGCCCCCAGCGCCCAGGAAGTGCTGCGGGACTTCGTGGGCGGCAAGGCGCTGAGCGCCGGCGAGCAGCTGGACGTGGCTCCTGCCGCTTTGGAACAGCGGGTCATCCGCGAGGACATCGGTGGGGTGAAGGTGGCCATGCTGCCCAAAGAAACCCGTGGCGACCGCGTGCAGCTGCAGCTGGCACTGGACTACGGCAACCCGGAGACCGTGCGTGAAGCCGGCGCGGCCCCCGACTTCCTGGGCGACATGCTGACCCGGGGCAGCACGGGCCTGACCCGCCAGCAGCTGCATGACCGGCTGGAAGCCATCAACACCAACCTGAGCGTGTCCGGCAGCGGCGAGGGCCTCAGCGTCAGCCTGGACACCGAGCGCCAGCACCTGCCCGAGGCCCTGGAACTGCTGCGAAGCGTGCTGCGCGGGTCGACCTTCCCCGAAAGCGAATTTGCCGAGCTGAAGACCCTCACCCTGACTGCGCTGGAAGCAGACCGCAGCGAACCGGAAAGTGTGGCGGGCCGCGAACTGGACCGTATCTTCATGCCTGAAGGCACCCGGCACGGCGACCTGTTCTACAGCCCCACGCTGGACGAGCAGCTGGAAGACGTCCGCGCCGTGACCGTGCAGGACGTGCGCGACTACTACACCCAGGTGGTGGGAGCCGGCCACGCCCAGCTGAGCGTGGTGGGCGACTTCGACCCGCAGACCATTCGCGCCGCCGTGCCGCAGCTGCTGGGCGGCTGGACCAGCGGGGTCAAGTACGAGCGCATCGTGCGCCCGCTGACTCGGCCGGCGGGCGTCAGCCGCAGTATCAACGTGCCCGACAAGGCCAACGCGGTCTACGTGGCAGCCCAGAACTTCGCGCTGCGCGACGACCACCCCGACGCCGCTGCCCTGGAAGTGGCGATGCGGGTGTTCGGCGCGGGCACCGACTCGCGGCTGTGGAACCGGGTGCGCCAGCAAGACGGCCTCAGCTACGGCGTGGGGGCCCAGACCTCGCTGTCCAGCCGCGATGAGCAGGGAACGCTCAGCGCCTACGCCATCTATAACCCCGGAGTGCGCGAGAAGCTTTCGGCTGCGCTGCAAGAGGAATTCCGCCGGGTGGCGCAGAGCGGCTTTACCGAGACCGAGGTGAACAATGCCAAAGCCAGCCTGCTGGCGGAAACCCGCGCCGCTTACAGCAAGGATGCGGTGCTGGCCGCTGTGCTGCTGAACCAGGCCGACCTGGACCGCACCTTCGCTTTCCAGCAGCAGTGGGAGCAGCGCCTTGCCGCCGTGACCCCCGAGCAGGCCAAAGCTGCCTTCGTCAAGTACATCAACCCGGACGACCTGGTGGTCATTCAGGCGGGCAGCTTCGAGAAGTAA
- a CDS encoding glucose 1-dehydrogenase has translation MELQEHPLFGLRGQVALITGGGSGLGLQMAEALTEMGASVVLCARKLERCEAAAAALRERGAQALAVACNVTDPASVQAAVQAAVDEFGRLDILVNNAGTTWAAPTEDMTLEQWNKVMDTNLTGVFLCSQAAGRVMLAQGSGSIINIASVAGLRGTPSHFPVIGYSASKGGVITFTRDLAWKWGPRGIRVNAIAPGWFPSDMSRVLLERYEKEFLAAIPLGRFGGEQDLKGAAIFLASRASAYMTGQVLVVDGGQTA, from the coding sequence ATGGAACTTCAGGAGCATCCCCTCTTCGGGCTTCGGGGCCAGGTGGCCCTGATTACTGGTGGCGGCAGTGGTCTGGGCCTGCAAATGGCCGAAGCCCTCACCGAGATGGGCGCCAGCGTGGTGCTGTGCGCCCGCAAACTGGAGCGCTGTGAGGCTGCCGCCGCCGCGCTGCGTGAACGTGGCGCTCAGGCGCTGGCCGTGGCCTGCAACGTGACCGACCCCGCAAGCGTGCAGGCCGCCGTACAGGCCGCCGTGGACGAATTCGGCCGGCTGGATATTCTGGTCAACAATGCCGGCACCACCTGGGCGGCCCCCACCGAGGACATGACGCTGGAGCAGTGGAACAAGGTCATGGACACCAACCTGACCGGTGTGTTTCTGTGCTCGCAGGCGGCCGGGCGGGTCATGCTGGCCCAGGGCAGCGGCTCAATCATCAACATCGCTTCGGTGGCGGGGCTACGTGGCACACCCAGCCACTTTCCGGTGATCGGCTACAGCGCCAGCAAAGGCGGCGTCATCACCTTTACCCGCGACCTGGCCTGGAAGTGGGGGCCCCGGGGCATCCGCGTGAATGCCATCGCGCCGGGCTGGTTTCCCAGCGACATGTCGCGCGTGCTGCTGGAGCGCTACGAAAAAGAATTCCTGGCGGCCATTCCGCTGGGCCGCTTCGGCGGCGAGCAGGACCTCAAGGGGGCGGCCATTTTCCTGGCTTCACGGGCGTCGGCGTACATGACCGGCCAGGTGCTGGTGGTAGACGGCGGGCAGACCGCATGA